The following are encoded together in the Micromonospora lupini genome:
- a CDS encoding ABC-F family ATP-binding cassette domain-containing protein, translated as MANIVNLDRVSKGYGAAGRLLTDVSLGLDDADRIGVVGLNGAGKSTLLRLLTKQEEPDDGRVTHRRDLRVLWLPQQLTLAPDATVRDVVLGTAWLGEGMGAEHEWAGDAGVRNILDGLGMPHLGLDQPVGPMSGGERRRVALAALLVRDSDLLILDEPTNHLDVGGVDWLARHLVGRKGSLVVVTHDRWFLDAVCTTTWEVADQTVRAYEGGFAAWTLARAERERVAAATEARRQNLLRKEIAWLRRGPPARTSKPQFRIDAANALIADVPPARDTMSLQRMAVSRLGKQVYELENVELHAGPKEILRDATWLVGPGDRIAILGANGAGKTTLLRMLAGITRPDGGRLGTGSTVRPAFLSQELAELPGHLRVLEAVEEVARRVQLGDREVSAAQLAEVFGFDDRRLWTPVGDLSGGERRRLQMLRLLAGEPNVLLFDEPTNDLDTDTLASLEDLLDSWPGTIIVASHDRYLIERVTDTAYGMFGDGRLVHLPGGVDEYLARTAERAGSPRAGGTPSVTSAGPTAGGMSAAEVRQARKELTRLERQLGKLDQREVTLLDQLAADATDYARVAELDTQLKDLRAERERIEETWMTLAEDLPES; from the coding sequence GTGGCCAACATCGTCAATCTGGACCGGGTGTCCAAGGGGTACGGCGCCGCCGGGCGGCTGCTCACGGACGTCTCGCTCGGCCTGGACGACGCCGACCGGATCGGTGTGGTCGGCCTCAACGGCGCCGGCAAGTCCACCCTGCTGCGCCTGCTCACCAAGCAGGAGGAGCCCGACGACGGCCGGGTCACCCACCGCCGCGACCTGCGCGTGCTCTGGCTACCGCAGCAGCTCACCCTCGCCCCGGACGCCACGGTCCGGGACGTCGTGCTCGGCACCGCCTGGCTCGGTGAGGGCATGGGCGCCGAGCACGAGTGGGCAGGCGACGCAGGCGTCCGCAACATCCTCGACGGCCTCGGCATGCCGCACCTCGGCCTCGACCAGCCGGTCGGCCCGATGTCCGGTGGCGAACGGCGGCGGGTGGCGCTCGCCGCGCTGCTCGTCCGCGACTCGGACCTGCTGATCCTCGACGAGCCCACCAACCATCTCGACGTCGGCGGTGTCGACTGGCTCGCCCGGCACCTCGTCGGCCGCAAGGGCTCCCTGGTGGTGGTCACCCACGACCGGTGGTTCCTGGACGCGGTCTGCACCACCACCTGGGAGGTCGCCGACCAGACCGTCCGCGCGTACGAGGGGGGCTTCGCCGCCTGGACCCTCGCCCGCGCCGAACGCGAACGCGTCGCCGCCGCCACCGAGGCCCGCCGGCAGAACCTGCTCCGCAAGGAGATCGCCTGGCTGCGGCGCGGCCCGCCCGCCCGCACCTCCAAGCCCCAGTTCCGCATCGACGCCGCGAACGCGCTGATCGCCGACGTGCCGCCGGCCCGCGACACCATGTCGTTGCAGCGCATGGCGGTGTCGCGCCTGGGCAAGCAGGTGTACGAGCTGGAGAACGTCGAGCTGCATGCCGGCCCGAAGGAGATCCTGCGCGACGCCACCTGGCTTGTCGGTCCCGGTGACCGGATCGCCATCCTCGGCGCCAACGGCGCCGGCAAGACCACTCTGCTGCGGATGCTCGCCGGCATCACCCGCCCCGACGGCGGCCGCCTCGGCACCGGCTCCACGGTGCGACCGGCCTTCCTCTCCCAGGAGCTCGCCGAGTTGCCCGGGCACCTGCGGGTGCTGGAGGCCGTCGAGGAGGTCGCCCGCCGGGTCCAGCTCGGCGACCGGGAGGTCTCCGCAGCGCAGCTCGCCGAGGTGTTCGGCTTCGACGATCGCCGACTCTGGACCCCGGTCGGCGACCTCTCCGGTGGTGAGCGTCGCCGGTTGCAGATGCTGCGGCTGCTCGCCGGCGAACCCAACGTGCTGCTCTTCGACGAGCCCACAAACGACCTGGACACCGACACCCTCGCGTCGCTTGAGGACCTGCTCGACTCGTGGCCCGGCACGATCATCGTGGCCAGTCACGACCGTTACCTCATCGAACGCGTGACCGACACGGCGTACGGGATGTTCGGCGACGGTCGGCTCGTGCACCTGCCCGGTGGTGTCGACGAGTACCTCGCCCGGACCGCCGAGCGAGCGGGCTCCCCCCGGGCCGGCGGCACCCCGTCGGTCACGTCGGCCGGGCCCACCGCGGGTGGCATGTCCGCCGCCGAGGTGCGCCAGGCCCGCAAGGAGCTGACCCGGCTGGAACGGCAGCTCGGCAAGCTCGACCAGCGCGAGGTCACCCTGCTCGACCAGCTCGCCGCCGACGCCACCGACTACGCCCGCGTCGCCGAGCTGGACACCCAGCTCAAGGATCTGCGCGCCGAGCGGGAACGGATCGAGGAGACCTGGATGACCCTCGCCGAGGACCTGCCCGAGAGCTGA
- a CDS encoding DUF4383 domain-containing protein, with amino-acid sequence MAHTPINHPARPIYRAIGGLTGLYLVVFGVLGIIAGAGNEILAQDDTRVLGQGTNLGFSLLCVLLGLVVLVGTALGRNIDVAINQWLAYALMVISLAGLAFIRTDANYFNFSIFTVIVVMTAALVLLMAGMYGKVGTEDEAEAFQKARLVL; translated from the coding sequence ATGGCCCACACCCCCATCAACCACCCCGCGCGGCCGATCTACCGGGCGATCGGCGGGCTGACCGGTCTGTACCTGGTGGTCTTCGGCGTGCTCGGCATCATCGCGGGCGCCGGCAACGAGATCCTCGCCCAGGACGACACCCGCGTCCTCGGCCAGGGCACCAACCTCGGCTTCTCGCTGCTGTGCGTGCTGCTCGGGCTCGTCGTGCTTGTCGGCACCGCGCTCGGCCGCAACATCGACGTGGCGATCAACCAGTGGCTGGCGTACGCCCTGATGGTGATCAGCCTGGCCGGTCTGGCCTTCATCCGGACCGACGCCAACTACTTCAACTTCAGCATCTTCACCGTGATCGTCGTGATGACTGCCGCCCTGGTGCTGCTCATGGCCGGCATGTACGGCAAGGTCGGCACGGAGGACGAGGCTGAGGCTTTCCAGAAGGCTCGGCTGGTTCTCTGA
- a CDS encoding DUF4383 domain-containing protein has translation MPHFPVNHPARPLYRVLSGLIGVYILVFGVWGVAETIGDPLFDRGSHWALGLRTNLAFSLASVVFGVVLIFGASRRSNLGHYMNLTAGVVFLVTSILMMSVLQTDANFLNFSMSTVIVSMLFGLILLGTGLYDKVGPSEHAEAELERRKHPVADAHRS, from the coding sequence ATGCCGCACTTTCCGGTGAACCATCCGGCACGGCCGCTCTACCGGGTCCTCTCCGGCCTGATCGGCGTGTACATCCTGGTCTTCGGCGTCTGGGGTGTCGCCGAGACGATCGGCGACCCGCTCTTCGACCGGGGCAGCCACTGGGCCCTCGGGCTCCGCACCAACCTGGCCTTCTCACTCGCCTCGGTGGTCTTCGGAGTCGTCCTGATCTTCGGAGCGTCCCGGCGCAGCAACCTCGGCCACTACATGAACCTCACCGCCGGGGTGGTGTTCCTGGTGACAAGCATCCTCATGATGTCCGTGCTGCAGACCGACGCGAACTTCCTCAACTTCTCGATGTCGACAGTGATCGTGTCGATGCTGTTCGGCCTGATCCTGCTCGGCACCGGCCTTTACGACAAGGTCGGCCCGTCGGAGCACGCCGAGGCGGAGTTGGAACGCCGCAAACATCCGGTGGCCGACGCGCACCGGAGCTGA
- a CDS encoding TetR/AcrR family transcriptional regulator — translation MPEVSDDAGSRRTVPAAAAKPKPPSRVRMSAAQRREQLIAIGRQLFAERGFDATSIEEVAARAKVSKPVVYEHFGGKEGLYAVVVDREVRALLDRITTALTAGHPRELLEQAAMALLGYIEEETSGFRVLVRESPLMSGTATFSSVMNDVAHQVEHILGAEFKSRGYDPKLAELYSQALVGMVALTGRWWLEVRKPRKETVAAHLVNLAWNGLSHLEAKPTLITSRRH, via the coding sequence ATGCCCGAGGTCAGCGACGACGCCGGCAGCCGGCGCACAGTGCCGGCTGCGGCGGCGAAACCCAAGCCCCCCTCACGGGTACGCATGTCGGCAGCCCAGCGCCGGGAGCAGTTGATCGCGATCGGCCGGCAACTGTTCGCCGAGCGCGGTTTCGACGCCACCTCGATCGAGGAGGTGGCGGCCCGCGCCAAGGTCTCCAAGCCTGTGGTGTACGAGCACTTCGGCGGCAAGGAGGGGTTGTACGCGGTAGTGGTCGACCGGGAGGTCCGGGCCCTGCTGGACCGGATCACCACGGCGCTGACCGCCGGGCATCCGCGCGAGTTGCTGGAGCAGGCGGCGATGGCCCTGCTGGGCTACATCGAGGAGGAGACCAGCGGGTTCCGGGTGCTGGTCCGCGAGTCGCCGCTGATGTCCGGGACGGCCACCTTCAGCAGCGTCATGAACGATGTGGCCCACCAGGTCGAGCACATCCTGGGCGCGGAGTTCAAGAGCCGCGGGTACGACCCGAAGCTGGCCGAGCTCTACTCGCAGGCGCTCGTGGGCATGGTCGCGTTGACCGGCCGCTGGTGGCTGGAGGTGCGCAAGCCGCGCAAGGAGACGGTGGCGGCGCACCTGGTCAACCTGGCCTGGAACGGGTTGTCGCACCTGGAGGCGAAGCCGACGTTGATCACCAGCCGTCGCCACTGA
- a CDS encoding acyl-CoA desaturase: protein MSTTMLEPHTAGPGPKPLTDGSQSSGILAALWAFVVIPFVALLVAVPLAWGGWLGWSDVIIGLVWYVVSGLGITVGFHRYFTHGSFKAKRWLRVTLAVAGSLAVQGEIIQWVADHRRHHAFSDLEGDPHSPWRFGTSFWALTRGLFHAHVGWLFRRELSNRERFAPDLIADRDISRVDRLFPVLVAVSLLGPALIGGLVTWSWQGALTAFFWAGLVRIGLLHHVTWAINSVCHVYGERPFAMRQGDRASNFWPLAILSFGESWHNLHHADPTSARHGVLRGQVDISARVIWLFEKTGAASQVRWPKPERLAAKLVKPVARR, encoded by the coding sequence ATGTCCACCACCATGCTCGAACCCCACACCGCCGGTCCCGGCCCGAAACCGCTCACCGACGGCAGCCAGTCCTCCGGGATCCTGGCCGCCCTGTGGGCCTTCGTCGTGATCCCTTTCGTGGCTCTGCTGGTCGCCGTGCCGCTCGCCTGGGGCGGCTGGCTGGGCTGGAGCGACGTGATCATCGGCCTGGTCTGGTACGTGGTCAGCGGGCTCGGCATCACTGTGGGCTTCCACCGCTACTTCACGCACGGCTCGTTCAAGGCCAAGCGGTGGCTGCGGGTGACCCTGGCGGTCGCGGGTTCGCTTGCGGTGCAGGGCGAGATCATCCAGTGGGTGGCCGATCACCGTCGGCACCACGCGTTCTCCGACCTGGAGGGTGACCCGCACTCGCCGTGGCGTTTCGGCACCAGCTTCTGGGCACTGACCCGGGGCCTGTTCCACGCACACGTGGGCTGGCTGTTCCGTCGCGAACTGTCCAACCGGGAGCGGTTCGCACCGGATCTGATCGCCGACCGTGACATCAGCCGGGTGGACCGACTGTTCCCCGTGCTGGTGGCCGTCTCGCTGCTCGGCCCGGCGCTGATCGGGGGCCTGGTGACCTGGTCGTGGCAGGGCGCGCTCACCGCGTTCTTCTGGGCCGGGCTGGTCCGGATCGGCCTCCTGCACCACGTCACCTGGGCGATCAATTCGGTCTGCCACGTGTACGGCGAGCGCCCGTTCGCGATGCGCCAGGGCGACCGCGCGTCCAACTTCTGGCCGCTGGCGATCCTGTCGTTCGGCGAGAGCTGGCACAACCTGCACCACGCCGACCCGACCAGCGCGCGGCACGGTGTGCTGCGTGGTCAGGTGGACATCTCCGCCCGGGTGATCTGGCTGTTCGAGAAGACGGGCGCGGCGTCGCAGGTGCGCTGGCCGAAGCCCGAGCGCCTCGCCGCCAAGCTCGTGAAGCCTGTCGCACGCCGATAA
- the glmU gene encoding bifunctional UDP-N-acetylglucosamine diphosphorylase/glucosamine-1-phosphate N-acetyltransferase GlmU, which produces MPQPHLRTVVVLAAGEGKRMKSTLPKVLHPLLGRTLLGHVLSAAAPLGADRTVIVVGHGADQVRAHLTEIAPDATPVLQAEQLGTGHAVRIALDAVPEGAGTVVVINGDVPLLRPETVGALVTAHEETAAAATVLAAEVPDPTGLGRIVRDADGRLEQIVEERDADATQRAIREINAGIYAFDAVRLRDALGKLSTDNDQGEEYLTDVFGLLRSTGEPVAVHVAVDHVETLGCNDRVELASLRRLLRDRVNEAWMRTGVSLLDPVTTWIDVTVALDRDAVVDQNTQLRGATVVGAGAQVGPDVTLVDTIVGPAASVVRSHAVGAEVGAGASVGPYAYLRPAARLADRAKVGTFVEVKNSEIGAGSKVPHLTYVGDATIGEQTNIGAASVFVNYDGVNKHRTVIGSHARTGADNMFVAPVEVGDGAYTAAGSVIVDDVPPGAMGVARARQRNIEGWVVKRRAGTAAAEAAQRAGDAEGAQRIGDAEGASDVAGTASDSEAMHGRAETVGGASGAGDTATE; this is translated from the coding sequence GTGCCCCAGCCCCACCTTCGTACCGTCGTCGTACTCGCCGCCGGTGAGGGCAAGCGGATGAAGTCGACACTGCCCAAGGTGTTGCACCCCCTGCTCGGCCGTACCCTGCTCGGTCACGTGCTGAGCGCCGCCGCGCCGCTGGGCGCCGACCGCACAGTCATCGTGGTGGGGCACGGCGCCGACCAGGTCCGGGCGCACCTGACCGAGATCGCCCCCGACGCCACGCCCGTGCTCCAGGCCGAGCAGCTCGGCACCGGGCACGCAGTCCGGATCGCGCTGGACGCCGTGCCGGAGGGCGCCGGCACGGTCGTGGTGATCAACGGAGACGTGCCGTTGCTGCGTCCGGAGACGGTGGGCGCGTTGGTGACCGCGCACGAGGAGACCGCCGCCGCGGCCACAGTGCTCGCCGCCGAGGTGCCCGACCCGACCGGGCTCGGGCGGATCGTCCGGGATGCCGACGGCCGGCTGGAGCAGATCGTCGAGGAGCGCGACGCCGACGCCACGCAGCGCGCCATCCGGGAGATCAACGCCGGCATCTACGCGTTCGACGCGGTGCGGCTGCGCGACGCGCTGGGCAAGCTCTCCACCGACAACGACCAGGGCGAGGAGTACCTGACCGACGTGTTCGGCCTGCTCCGCTCCACAGGCGAGCCGGTCGCGGTGCACGTGGCCGTCGACCACGTCGAGACGCTGGGCTGCAACGACCGGGTGGAGTTGGCGTCGCTGCGGCGGCTGCTGCGCGACCGGGTCAACGAGGCGTGGATGCGTACCGGGGTGAGCCTGCTCGACCCGGTGACCACCTGGATCGACGTGACTGTGGCGCTGGACCGCGACGCGGTGGTCGACCAGAACACCCAGTTGCGCGGGGCCACGGTGGTCGGCGCGGGCGCCCAGGTCGGGCCGGACGTCACGCTTGTCGACACGATCGTCGGCCCGGCCGCGTCTGTGGTGCGCAGCCACGCGGTGGGCGCCGAGGTGGGCGCGGGCGCCAGCGTGGGCCCGTACGCGTACCTGCGGCCGGCCGCGCGGCTCGCCGACAGGGCGAAGGTCGGCACGTTCGTCGAGGTCAAGAACTCCGAGATCGGCGCCGGCTCGAAGGTGCCGCACCTGACGTACGTGGGTGACGCGACGATCGGCGAGCAGACAAACATCGGCGCCGCGTCGGTCTTCGTCAACTACGACGGGGTCAACAAGCACCGCACGGTGATCGGCAGCCACGCCCGGACCGGTGCGGACAACATGTTCGTCGCGCCTGTCGAGGTGGGCGACGGCGCGTACACGGCGGCCGGCTCGGTGATCGTGGACGACGTGCCGCCGGGCGCGATGGGTGTCGCCCGGGCGCGGCAGCGCAACATCGAGGGTTGGGTGGTGAAGCGGCGGGCCGGTACGGCGGCGGCCGAGGCCGCGCAGCGTGCCGGCGACGCGGAGGGTGCGCAGCGAATCGGCGACGCGGAGGGTGCGTCGGACGTGGCCGGCACCGCAAGCGACAGTGAGGCAATGCACGGGCGGGCCGAGACGGTGGGCGGTGCGTCCGGCGCGGGAGATACTGCAACCGAATAG
- a CDS encoding ribose-phosphate diphosphokinase, with product MGSIVAENRKSLMLFSGRGFPELAKEIGEVLGVAPTPADAYEFANGEIFVRFKDSVRGSDAFVVQSVTHGVNTWVMETLIMVDALKRGSAKRITVVLPFYPYARQDKKHRGREPISARLVADLLKTAGANRILTVDLHTAQIQGFFDGPVDHLFAMDILAEYVEHRYAGRPMTVVAPDSGRVRVAERWTDRLGGCPLAFIHKTRDPMKPNQVVANRVVGEVEGRVCLIVDDMIDTGGTIAKAADILKESGAAEIVVASTHALLSDPATERLKNSPISEVVVTNTLPLPPEKQLDKLTVLSIAPLLARAIREVFDDGSVTTLFGGLS from the coding sequence ATGGGCAGCATCGTCGCCGAAAACCGCAAGAGCCTGATGCTCTTCTCCGGCCGGGGTTTCCCGGAGCTGGCCAAGGAGATCGGCGAGGTGCTCGGTGTGGCACCGACGCCGGCCGACGCGTACGAGTTCGCCAACGGCGAGATCTTCGTACGGTTCAAGGACTCGGTGCGTGGTTCGGACGCCTTCGTGGTGCAGTCCGTGACGCACGGAGTGAACACCTGGGTCATGGAGACCCTGATCATGGTGGACGCGTTGAAGCGGGGGTCGGCGAAGCGGATCACCGTGGTGCTGCCGTTCTACCCGTACGCGCGGCAGGACAAGAAGCACCGCGGCCGGGAGCCGATCTCGGCCCGGCTCGTGGCGGACCTGCTGAAGACCGCCGGCGCGAACCGGATCCTCACTGTCGACCTGCACACCGCGCAGATCCAGGGCTTCTTCGACGGGCCGGTGGACCACCTCTTCGCGATGGACATCCTGGCGGAGTACGTGGAGCACAGGTACGCCGGCCGGCCGATGACAGTGGTGGCGCCGGACTCGGGCCGGGTGCGGGTGGCCGAGCGGTGGACCGACCGGCTGGGCGGCTGCCCGCTGGCGTTCATCCACAAGACCCGCGACCCGATGAAGCCGAACCAGGTGGTGGCGAACCGGGTGGTCGGCGAGGTGGAGGGTCGCGTCTGCCTGATCGTCGACGACATGATCGACACCGGTGGCACGATCGCCAAGGCGGCGGACATCCTCAAGGAGTCGGGCGCGGCGGAGATCGTGGTGGCGTCCACCCACGCGCTCCTGTCGGACCCGGCGACCGAGCGGTTGAAGAACAGCCCGATCAGCGAGGTCGTGGTGACCAACACGCTTCCGTTGCCGCCGGAGAAGCAGCTGGACAAGCTGACGGTGCTGTCGATCGCGCCGCTTCTGGCGCGGGCGATCCGGGAGGTCTTCGACGACGGCTCGGTGACCACCCTCTTCGGTGGCCTGAGCTGA
- a CDS encoding 50S ribosomal protein L25/general stress protein Ctc — MSEVKISAEPRTEFGKGGARRTRRAGKVPAVLYGHGEKPKHIALPSREFAAAIRKGGANQLFAIDITDGTQVLALPKAIQRDPIRDTFEHVDLILVRRGEKVTVEVPVQLTGEAARDTLIVHDHDTLSVTADATKVPDHLEASIEGLEAGSSVTAGDVELPSGVELAVDPTLPVAAVTAAPTAEQLEATLPEVEEATEEADAETGEVTEGSEGADAPAAEGAENTEARTEA, encoded by the coding sequence GTGTCCGAGGTAAAGATCAGCGCCGAGCCCCGCACCGAGTTCGGCAAGGGTGGTGCCCGTCGTACCCGCCGGGCCGGCAAGGTGCCCGCCGTGCTGTACGGCCACGGCGAGAAGCCCAAGCACATCGCGCTGCCGTCGCGGGAGTTCGCCGCCGCGATCCGCAAGGGCGGTGCCAACCAGCTCTTCGCGATCGACATCACCGACGGCACCCAGGTGCTGGCGCTGCCGAAGGCGATCCAGCGTGACCCGATCCGGGACACCTTCGAGCACGTCGACCTCATCCTGGTGCGCCGGGGCGAGAAGGTCACCGTCGAGGTGCCGGTCCAGCTGACCGGCGAGGCCGCGCGGGACACCCTGATCGTGCACGACCACGACACCCTCTCGGTGACCGCCGACGCCACGAAGGTTCCGGACCACCTCGAGGCGTCGATCGAGGGCCTGGAGGCGGGCTCCTCGGTCACCGCCGGCGACGTCGAGCTGCCGAGTGGTGTCGAGCTGGCCGTCGACCCGACGCTGCCGGTCGCCGCCGTGACCGCCGCGCCGACCGCCGAGCAGCTCGAGGCGACGCTGCCCGAGGTCGAGGAGGCCACCGAGGAGGCCGACGCCGAGACCGGCGAGGTCACCGAGGGCTCCGAGGGTGCGGACGCCCCGGCCGCCGAGGGCGCGGAGAACACCGAGGCGCGTACCGAGGCCTGA
- the pth gene encoding aminoacyl-tRNA hydrolase — protein sequence MTDEAGPWLVVGLGNPGREYAGNRHNVGFMVAELLAGRLGARFGRHKRAVAEVAEGRLGFGGPKLVLVKPLTYMNLSGGPVAALSQFYKVPPAQVIAVHDELDIGFGQVRIKCGGGEGGHNGLRSMSKSLGTKDYVRVRFGVGRPPGRQDPADYVLSDFGAAERKELDFLVDRAADVVESVIVKGVEPTQNLYHGG from the coding sequence GTGACGGACGAGGCGGGGCCGTGGCTGGTGGTCGGCCTGGGCAATCCGGGCCGGGAGTACGCCGGCAACCGGCACAACGTCGGGTTCATGGTGGCGGAGCTGTTGGCGGGGCGGTTGGGCGCGCGGTTCGGTAGGCACAAGCGGGCGGTGGCCGAGGTCGCGGAGGGGCGGCTGGGGTTCGGCGGTCCGAAGCTGGTGCTGGTCAAGCCACTGACGTACATGAACCTGTCCGGTGGGCCGGTCGCGGCGCTGTCCCAGTTCTACAAGGTGCCTCCGGCGCAGGTGATCGCGGTGCACGACGAGCTGGACATCGGGTTCGGCCAGGTGCGGATCAAGTGCGGCGGCGGTGAGGGCGGGCACAACGGCCTGCGTTCGATGTCCAAGTCGTTGGGCACCAAGGACTATGTCCGGGTGCGGTTCGGCGTGGGTCGGCCGCCGGGTCGGCAGGATCCGGCGGACTACGTGCTGTCGGATTTCGGCGCGGCGGAGCGCAAGGAGCTGGATTTCCTGGTGGACCGGGCCGCCGACGTGGTGGAGTCGGTGATCGTGAAGGGCGTGGAGCCGACCCAGAACCTGTACCACGGCGGCTAG
- a CDS encoding inositol monophosphatase family protein — protein MGSPPMIDGAFARWLASRAGQALLDLRAELGFADTGALKSAGDKVSHDLIRTELARWRPGDAVLSEEDEGSRLAWAAEVNAGAVSRLTADRVWIIDPLDGTREFAEEGRSDWAVHIALWARNAPSPHGLVAGAVGLPAQHRVLGTDYPPAYPPMTVEAATAGERKIRLAASRSRPPVFLTDLAEDVGAHLVPMGSAGAKIAAVVTGEVDAYIHAGGQYEWDSAAPVAVATATGLHASRIDGSALRYNEADPRLPDLLVCRKDLANRLLAALQRHSG, from the coding sequence ATGGGCAGTCCTCCGATGATCGACGGGGCGTTCGCCCGATGGTTGGCCTCGCGGGCCGGTCAGGCGCTGCTGGACCTGCGAGCGGAGCTGGGCTTCGCGGACACGGGCGCGCTGAAGTCGGCCGGCGACAAGGTGTCGCACGACCTGATCCGCACGGAGTTGGCGCGGTGGCGGCCGGGGGACGCGGTGCTCTCCGAGGAGGACGAGGGCTCCCGGTTGGCCTGGGCGGCCGAGGTGAACGCCGGTGCGGTGTCCCGGTTGACCGCGGACCGCGTGTGGATCATCGATCCGTTGGACGGCACCCGGGAGTTCGCCGAGGAGGGCCGCTCGGACTGGGCGGTGCACATCGCGCTCTGGGCGCGGAACGCGCCGAGCCCGCACGGGCTGGTCGCCGGGGCGGTGGGGTTGCCGGCGCAGCACCGGGTGCTGGGCACCGACTATCCGCCGGCGTACCCGCCGATGACCGTGGAGGCGGCGACGGCCGGCGAGCGGAAGATCCGTCTGGCGGCGAGCCGGAGCCGACCGCCGGTGTTCCTCACCGACCTGGCCGAGGACGTCGGCGCGCACCTGGTGCCGATGGGTTCGGCCGGCGCGAAGATCGCCGCGGTGGTGACTGGCGAGGTGGACGCGTACATCCATGCGGGTGGGCAGTACGAGTGGGACTCGGCGGCGCCGGTGGCTGTGGCGACGGCCACCGGACTACACGCTTCCCGTATCGACGGTTCTGCGCTTCGATACAACGAGGCGGATCCGCGCCTGCCGGACCTGCTGGTCTGTCGCAAGGATCTCGCCAACCGGTTGCTTGCAGCGCTGCAGAGGCATTCCGGGTAG
- the cysD gene encoding sulfate adenylyltransferase subunit CysD, translating to MTSPAAYRVSHLDALEAESIFVMREVVAEMERPVLLFSGGKDSIVMLRLAQKAFAPANIPFPVMHVDTGHNFPEVLEYRDQRVAELGLQLVVASVQEALTSGLVRESGDGMRNRIQTPVLLDAVEKHRFDALFGGARRDEEKARAKERVFSFRDEFGQWDPKNQRPELWSLYNGRHHPGESIRVFPLSNWTELDVWHYIARERIPLPSIYYAHEREVIERDGMVYAVNEFFRPRAGEERFKAQVRYRTVGDASCTAAVRSDADTVEKVIEEVAATRITERGATRGDDRVSEAAMEDRKREGYF from the coding sequence ATGACGTCCCCCGCGGCCTACCGGGTCTCCCACCTGGACGCTCTCGAAGCGGAGAGCATCTTCGTGATGCGCGAGGTTGTCGCCGAGATGGAACGCCCGGTGCTGCTCTTCTCCGGCGGCAAGGACTCGATCGTCATGCTGCGGTTGGCGCAGAAGGCGTTCGCTCCGGCCAACATCCCCTTTCCCGTGATGCACGTCGACACCGGGCACAACTTCCCCGAGGTGCTCGAATACCGCGACCAGCGGGTCGCCGAGCTGGGGTTGCAACTCGTGGTGGCGAGCGTGCAGGAGGCCCTGACGAGTGGGCTGGTCCGCGAGTCCGGTGACGGGATGCGCAACCGGATCCAGACGCCGGTGCTGCTGGACGCGGTCGAGAAGCACCGCTTCGACGCGCTGTTCGGTGGCGCCCGCCGCGACGAGGAGAAGGCGCGGGCCAAGGAGCGGGTGTTCAGCTTCCGCGACGAGTTCGGCCAGTGGGATCCGAAGAACCAGCGCCCGGAGCTGTGGTCGCTCTACAACGGCCGGCACCACCCGGGCGAGTCGATCCGGGTCTTCCCGCTGTCCAACTGGACCGAGCTGGACGTGTGGCACTACATCGCCCGGGAGCGCATCCCACTGCCGTCGATCTACTACGCGCACGAGCGCGAGGTGATCGAGCGGGACGGGATGGTCTACGCGGTAAACGAGTTCTTCCGTCCCCGCGCGGGTGAGGAACGGTTCAAGGCCCAGGTGCGCTACCGCACCGTCGGCGACGCCTCCTGCACCGCGGCGGTCCGCTCGGACGCGGACACCGTGGAGAAGGTCATCGAGGAGGTGGCGGCCACGCGGATCACCGAGCGGGGCGCGACCCGTGGTGACGACCGGGTCAGCGAGGCCGCCATGGAGGACCGCAAGCGGGAGGGATACTTCTGA